The Pseudomonadota bacterium genome has a segment encoding these proteins:
- a CDS encoding bifunctional homocysteine S-methyltransferase/methylenetetrahydrofolate reductase has protein sequence MLLPFIERLKQGPLVCDGAMGTQLYERGIFLNHVFENINLTRPDLVREIHEAYLQAGADIIETNSFGANRVRLGSKGLGDEVEAINRSAVRIARGVTTDRAYLAGSIGPSGWTPTICTDAERQSLEDAFAEQAEILVAEGVDLLMLETFGLVSELHLALKGVRRAVGKDFPVVAHVAFDAEAQSGDGATPERAVDLMAEWGATIAGVNCIEGPQVIFQICERMVGRGIPISAQPNAGYPHRIDGRMVYMATPEYFGEYAKRMFQIGVSIVGGCCGTNMEHIRWATGSARMLGGGRSSMPATPRRSDVETGKGAQPVPIQEKSRLSAKVARVYEERVKRGIGRDTITPENFVVSVEVNPPMGLDLAPAIRGARMLAEAGVDVINSADGPRATVRVSNSVLTHMVQQEVGMETILHVCCRDRNLLRLTSDLYASYVQGSHNLVIITGDPPKTAGDYPHATAVFDLDSIGLLRLANQLNHGFDLAGKPISQPTRFFLACGVEPGALDYDREIRRLREKKEAGAEMVMTQPVYDGALLRRFLDDVKDLDMPVLVGLLPLASHQNALFLHNEVPGMQIPKPILERMERVEKGPKSLMEGVRIAQEALDEVKHEVVGAYIMPPFGRYEGAVKILEPMGYSLPESARAFP, from the coding sequence ATGCTCCTCCCCTTCATCGAACGTCTCAAGCAAGGCCCCCTGGTGTGCGACGGCGCCATGGGCACGCAGCTCTATGAGCGCGGCATCTTCCTCAACCACGTCTTCGAGAACATCAACCTCACGCGTCCGGACCTCGTGCGCGAGATACACGAGGCCTACCTGCAAGCGGGGGCCGACATCATCGAGACCAACTCGTTCGGTGCAAACCGCGTTCGCCTCGGGTCGAAGGGGCTGGGCGACGAGGTCGAGGCCATCAACCGCAGCGCCGTGCGCATCGCGCGCGGGGTGACGACCGATCGAGCTTATCTCGCGGGCTCCATCGGGCCGTCCGGCTGGACCCCCACCATCTGCACCGACGCCGAACGGCAGAGCCTCGAAGACGCATTTGCCGAGCAGGCCGAGATTCTCGTGGCCGAGGGTGTTGATCTGCTCATGCTCGAGACCTTCGGGCTGGTGAGCGAGCTGCACCTCGCGTTGAAGGGCGTGCGGCGGGCGGTGGGCAAGGACTTTCCCGTGGTTGCGCACGTGGCCTTCGACGCCGAGGCGCAGTCCGGCGATGGGGCGACGCCGGAGCGGGCGGTCGATCTCATGGCCGAATGGGGAGCCACGATTGCCGGTGTGAACTGCATCGAGGGGCCTCAGGTGATCTTCCAGATCTGCGAGCGCATGGTGGGGCGAGGCATTCCCATCAGCGCCCAGCCCAATGCAGGGTATCCCCATCGCATCGACGGCCGCATGGTCTACATGGCCACCCCCGAGTACTTCGGCGAGTATGCCAAGCGAATGTTCCAGATCGGCGTCTCCATCGTCGGGGGGTGCTGCGGCACCAACATGGAGCACATCCGCTGGGCCACCGGTTCGGCACGCATGCTCGGCGGCGGGCGCTCGTCCATGCCCGCGACTCCGCGGCGCTCAGACGTCGAGACGGGCAAAGGGGCGCAGCCCGTTCCCATTCAAGAGAAATCGCGGCTCTCGGCCAAGGTGGCCCGCGTCTACGAGGAGCGGGTGAAGCGCGGCATCGGTCGCGACACCATCACGCCGGAGAACTTCGTGGTGAGCGTAGAGGTGAATCCTCCCATGGGGCTCGATCTCGCTCCCGCGATTCGCGGCGCCCGCATGCTCGCCGAGGCTGGGGTCGACGTCATCAACTCAGCCGACGGCCCCCGCGCCACGGTGCGCGTCTCGAACAGCGTTTTGACCCACATGGTGCAGCAGGAGGTGGGCATGGAGACGATACTCCACGTGTGCTGCCGGGATCGCAACCTGCTGCGTCTCACGTCTGATCTCTACGCCAGCTACGTGCAGGGCTCGCACAACCTGGTCATCATCACGGGCGATCCGCCCAAGACGGCCGGCGATTATCCCCACGCCACCGCTGTGTTCGATCTCGATTCGATCGGGCTGCTTCGCCTGGCCAATCAGCTCAATCACGGCTTCGATCTGGCCGGCAAGCCCATCAGTCAGCCCACACGCTTCTTCCTCGCATGTGGCGTGGAGCCCGGCGCTCTCGACTACGACCGCGAGATCCGGCGTCTTCGCGAGAAGAAGGAGGCCGGCGCGGAGATGGTCATGACCCAGCCCGTCTATGATGGCGCGCTGCTGCGGCGCTTCCTCGATGACGTGAAGGACCTCGACATGCCGGTGCTGGTGGGCCTGCTGCCTCTCGCGTCTCACCAGAATGCGCTGTTCCTCCACAACGAGGTGCCGGGCATGCAGATCCCCAAGCCCATCCTCGAGCGCATGGAACGGGTCGAGAAGGGCCCGAAGTCGCTCATGGAAGGGGTGCGCATCGCGCAGGAGGCGCTCGACGAGGTGAAGCACGAGGTCGTCGGGGCCTACATCATGCCGCCCTTCGGACGCTACGAGGGGGCCGTGAAGATCCTCGAGCCGATGGGGTACAGCCTGCCCGAGAGCGCCCGCGCGTTCCCCTGA